DNA from Temnothorax longispinosus isolate EJ_2023e unplaced genomic scaffold, Tlon_JGU_v1 HiC_scaffold_567, whole genome shotgun sequence:
AGTCGAGGCCTGAATGGGAGAAGGGCCGCGCTGGGCTCACTCTTACGGAGGGAAGTTGGCCCATCATTTGTTTTGCTCGAATGCCGCGGTACCGAACACAACGTCCGCATCTTAATATGTGGGATCGTATTGGCGCCCTTCCTCCAATTATCCAGAAATTCTCACGCAGGAGGCTCAAAGTCACTTGGGTGCCTCCGTGAAGTGATCTTCTGTGAGTATCTTCAATGACGAGCGTGGTCAATGGTGACCTCCTAGGTAGAATAAGCGGGTGCTTGGCTTCCATATCAATCTGGGCAAAATGAAGACGGCCACCTACTCGAAGCAGACCGTCCCGGTCGATAAATGGAGTGAGTCGATTCAAGGAATTTGACTTCGGTAACTGCTCTCCTTTGACTAAGAGTCGTATCTCCTCATGGAACCATGTTCGTTGTACAATTCGCACCCATAAATCCCGGCTTTGCTGGATCTCAATTGGAGTTAATGGGTAATTAGAAGGAGAAGACTGAGGTATTTTACGCAAGCAGTTTACAAATCGGCGACACGTCGCAGTGACACGCAGTAATCTAGTAAGAGAGGAATACTTGCGTAATAGCTCCCAGTATGGAGGCAGACTTACTAAAGCAATCATAACATAACCAGGACGCTCCTCCATATCTATGTCTGATGTCGATCTGTATTCCGTGTAAGGCCAAGAAGCTTGCGATTCGGATAACCATTTTGGTCCCTTCCACCAAAGGTCAAGGTGGAACAGTTTATCCGCTTTTAGGCCTCGTGTTGCAAGATCAGCGGGGTTTTGTTTGCCCGGTACGAAACGCCACGATCCATTGGGCAAAAGTTCTTGTATGGCGGACACGCGATTCCTCACAAAATCCTTCCAGCGCGATGGGTTAGCAGTTATCCACTTAATCGTTGCCTCTGAATCTGACCAACAGAATACCAGTGCTTCGAACAACTCGAGAGCTTTTACCACTTTTGCTATTAATCGCGCGAGGAGGAGAGCTGCAGTAAGCTCAAGTCGCGGAATGGTGAGCCGCTTAAGAGGCGCAACTTTGGTCTTTGAGCACACCAGTTGTACTGAAAATGTATTGTCGCCATTCGGAATCCTTATGTACACCGCCGCCGCCATGGCTAGTTGAGATGCGTCTGAAAATCCATGAATTTCAATCCTCGAAGTATCGCAACGAAGAACACCGAGCCATCTCGGTATAGAGAGGGGTTCGAGCTGTAATAGTTGTTGTCGAAACGCAGTCCATCTTTCTTGTAAATTGACAGGAATCAGCTCGTCCCATCCAGTTTTCAACAGCCATAGCTCCTGCAATATGATTTTCGCTCCTATTATAATAGGCGAAATCAGCCCTAGAGGATCATACAACTTGGCTATGTCCGAGGCAATTGCTCTCTTAGTGAAGGTGATATTGCCTGGAACTGTGGAAGAAAAATGCAGAGTGTCAGAAAATGGCCGCCAAACGAGACCCAGAAGCTTGCAAAAGGTAGGATCGATTTCTATGTCGGTAGGTCCCTCTTCCGAGTTAGGGAGAAGATCAGGATAGTTGCTACTCCATTCATGCAAGGGAAATCCTCCTGCTTGCAAAGCCCCTTCACTTGCTGTATAATATCCTTAGCTTCTAATGTCGTATCAGATCCCCCATAAATGTTGTCGACGAATCTGCCCTTCTTCATAGGAATGATTGCTTTAGGAAAACGATGACCTTCCTCTTTCACCAATTGCTCTAGAGCTCTCAACGCCAAGAAGGGTGCACATCGTAGTCCGTAAGTCACTGTGGTAAGGCAGTAGGCGAGAAGCTGTTGTTCCGATCCGATCCATAATATTCTTTGTAGGTTCCAATCGTCCTGGTGCACAGCTATCTGACGGAACATTTTAACTATATCCGTAGAGAATAGAACCTTATGGGTACGTATCCAAAGCAGAATATCGCATATGTCAATTTGAAGCTTGGCACCGGCGTGTAGAATATCGTTTAGCGAGAGGCCATTGCTGGTAGGGCTGGATCCGTTAAAAACCACCCTGAGTTTCGTGGTTCGATTATTCTCTCGTAGTACCCCATGATGGGGAAGATAATTCACCACAGAATTCTGAGCGGAGGAGGCGTCAACCTCTTTCATATGACCCATCTTCAAATACTCCTCTAGAAAGTTTTCGTAAAGTTGTTGAAAAGTACTTTGATTTGAGAATCGTTGAAACAGGTTCTTAAGACAACCGAGAGCCTTTGCTTTAGAGTCCCCCAAAACCGACGGATTGATTTTTAGAGGGAGTCGAACCACATATCTGCCCGTTGCATCTCGTGAATAGGTTGTTAGAAAGTGTCGTTCGcactcctcttcctcctcagTTAACTCTGCTATAGTCGACTTAGGAATTTCTTCTTGTGTCCAGAATCTGGAAAGAAGATCTTGTAATTCTTGATCCGGTGAACAATGATGTGCATGCGCTGAAACAGGTGTCTCGGCTGCTGACATAGAGCCACAGAGGACCCATCCGAAGATGGTTTGCTGCGCCGTAGGCGAGGAATAATCACCTGGTATCATGCCTTGTCGTATCACGACATGAAAATTGTCTGATCCTATTATGACCTGTATTGTTCCAGAGACGTAGTATTCCGGATCGGCTAACTGGAGTCCTGAAATATGAGGCCAGGTTGGAGCACTAACGCTGCACGATGGTAACTTCGCCGTAAGACGTGGCAATATGAAGGCTCGTATTTGACATTGTAACGCTGAGTCATGAATGGAGTGCAGTTGTATGAAAACACTCCCCTTTGTATGTCCGGAATAAGTGCCACCAATTCCGAGAAGCGGTATTGATGCGGCCGTTCTAGTGAGTTGGGCTCGTTGCACTAGATCTTCCGT
Protein-coding regions in this window:
- the LOC139824776 gene encoding uncharacterized protein, with amino-acid sequence MIPGDYSSPTAQQTIFGWVLCGSMSAAETPVSAHAHHCSPDQELQDLLSRFWTQEEIPKSTIAELTEEEEECERHFLTTYSRDATGRYVVRLPLKINPSVLGDSKAKALGCLKNLFQRFSNQSTFQQLYENFLEEYLKMGHMKEVDASSAQNSVVNYLPHHGVLRENNRTTKLRVVFNGSSPTSNGLSLNDILHAGAKLQIDICDILLWIRTHKVLFSTDIVKMFRQIAVHQDDWNLQRILWIGSEQQLLAYCLTTVTYGLRCAPFLALRALEQLVKEEGHRFPKAIIPMKKGRFVDNIYGGSDTTLEAKDIIQQVKGLCKQEDFPCMNGVATILIFSLTRKRDLPT
- the LOC139824775 gene encoding uncharacterized protein, whose protein sequence is MAAAVYIRIPNGDNTFSVQLVCSKTKVAPLKRLTIPRLELTAALLLARLIAKVVKALELFEALVFCWSDSEATIKWITANPSRWKDFVRNRVSAIQELLPNGSWRFVPGKQNPADLATRGLKADKLFHLDLWWKGPKWLSESQASWPYTEYRSTSDIDMEERPGYVMIALVSLPPYWELLRKYSSLTRLLRVTATCRRFVNCLRKIPQSSPSNYPLTPIEIQQSRDLWVRIVQRTWFHEEIRLLVKGEQLPKSNSLNRLTPFIDRDGLLRVGGRLHFAQIDMEAKHPLILPRRSPLTTLVIEDTHRRSLHGGTQVTLSLLRENFWIIGGRAPIRSHILRCGRCVRYRGIRAKQMMGQLPSVRVSPARPFSHSGLDYAGPVTLKTWRGRAAKSYKGYLAIFVCLATSAVHIEVVTDYTTEAFIAAYKRFSGRRGICSILWSDCGTNFMGANAELKRLFQQSSHELGDIASLLANDGTEWRFNPPSAPHFGGKWEAAVKSVKFHLKRVLGEKVLTYEEMTTITIQIEAVLNSRPLCPLNDDVNDYAALTPGHFLMGHAPTVIPEPNLANEPLSRLTRWQLLRQNVEHFWTRWSSECLQRYQAISKWHHPTNEIKEGSLVLITDERYPPGKWPLARVTQLHPGPDGLTRVVTLRTSTSTYKRPIAKLCILPTDPDPTYSTILLSKAGRNVTEMVAVIDVED